The DNA region CTGGTGCGCGACCTGACGGTTAATTGCGGGATTGGTCTGCGAGGCCAGCGGATTCTGTTGCTGGGCGCAGGCGGTGCGGTTCGCGGTGCGCTGGAGCCGTTGCTTGCGCAACAGCCTGCAGCGTTGGTCATCGCCAATCGTACCGTCGAAAAAGCCGAACGACTGGCGCAGGAGTTTGCTGATCTGGGTCCAGTGTTCGCCAGCAGTTTCGACTGGCTTGAAGAGTCAGTGGATGTGATCATCAACGCAACCTCTGCCAGTCTGGCTGGAGAACTGCCGCCGATTTCCCCGAGTCTTATCCAGCCCGGCGCGACCTTCTGCTACGACATGATGTACAGCAAAGAGCCCACCGCCTTTTGCCGCTGGGCCACCGAACACGGCGCGGCGCAATCGGTTGACGGCTTGGGCATGCTGGTGGAACAGGCGGCAGAAGCCTTCCTGCTCTGGCGCGGCGTGCGCCCGGATTCAGCGCCGGTACTGGCTGAGTTGCGCAGGTTGCTGGCGACGGGCTGAAGCCTGTCTCTCGTTCCCACGCACAGCGTCGGGACGATGAGTCAGGGCTCAATCCTCAAACAGAATCGGGCATTTCTCCGCGCCTTCGAGTTTGTGCAATTCCTCGATCACCTGTGGTCGGGCATTGCGCAGAACCAGCACCCGGCCTTGCTGAGCCAGGCGTCTGGCTTCTTGATGAAGCATCTCGACGCCCGAGTAATCGATGAAGTTGATCTGCTGCGCGTCGATCACCACGCGCTGCGCCTCGGTGCGTTGCAGGCGGGTTTGCAGGTAGTGACTGGCGCCGAAGAAGATCGAGCCGCCCACGCGCAGGACATCTTCATCACCCTCGCGCCACTGCTGGACGCGCGGTTGTGAGGTGCGTTTGAGGTAGAAGAACAGCGAAGCCAGCACGCCTGCGTAGATCGCGGTTTGCAGTTCCAGCAATAGCGTCGCCAGACAGGTCAGCGCCATCACGAAAAACTCGGCGCGACTGACCCGGAACAGCGCGCGAATGCCACGTCGGTCCACCAGCCCCCAACAAATCAGCAGGATTGAGGCGGCCATGGCCGGGAGCGGAATGTGCGAGATCAGCAAGGCCCCGGCAACCGCGAACAACGCGACCCATAGCGCCGAAAACACTCCGGCCAACGGCGAGCGAGCCCCCGCTTCATAGTTCAGCGCCGCACGGGTGAACGAGCCCGCCGACAGGTAGCCGGAAAACAGCGAGCCGACCATATTTGACAGCCCCTGAGCACGGACTTCCTGATTGGCGTTGAGCATCTGTTGCGAGCGTGCCGACAGCGAGCGGGCAATCGACAGGCTGTTGACCAGCCCGAGCATGCCCACCGCCACGGCCGTCGGCAGCAGCCTGAGAATCAACTCGAGGTCCAGCGACAGCGGGCTGAATGGCGGCAGATGCCCGACGAAGGCGCTGACCACCCGCACATCACCAAACATTGCCGGCCACAGCCAGACCAGCAAACCGCTCGATACCAGCGCGATCAGCAACGTAGGCCAGCGTGGCACCAGCGCCTTGAGACCGATACCCAGCGCAAGGGTCAGCAGTCCAAGGACCAGCGAAGGCATATCGACATCGCCGCGATGGCCGAGCACGGCGTTCAGGCTGTTGAGGGCAGTGGTCTGGCTCGGCAGATCGAGGCCCAGCAGATTGGGCATCTGTCCGAGGGCAATCACGACGGCAGCGCCCAGCGTGAAACCGAGTACCACCGAGTGGGACACGAAATTCACCAGCGCGCCGAAGCGCATCATCCCCAGTAATAACTGGAAGACTCCGGCGATGAAGGTCAGCAGCAGGATCAGCATGATGTAGTCCTGACTGGCCGGAACGGCAAGCGGACTGACACTGGCATACAGCACGATGGAAATAGCGGCGGTCGGCCCGCAGATCAGATGCCAGGACGAGCCCCACAGGCAGGCGATGATGACCGGAACAATCGCGGCATACAGGCCGTACTCCGGCGGCAGCCCGGCGATCAGTGCGTAAGCGATGGATTGCGGTAGCGCCAGAATGGCTCCACTCAAACCCACCAGCGCATCCCGCCCGACGCTGCTGCGGGTCTGACGCGGCAGCCAAGCGAGAAACGGCAGGAATTTATGGTGATTGAGCCAGCGCATCGGTCCCTCGGATGAATAACGTAGAGGACGCAGAGCGTCCGGAACTGCATGCCCACGCGGAGCATGGGCACGATCAGCGTACGTCCTGAGACGCCTATCGTTCCTCACGCTCCAGCGTGGGAATGCCCTTCGTGACGCTCCGCGTCACAACCTGCGTCGCGCAGCATGAAGACCGGACGCAGAGCGTCCGGAACTGAATACCCACGCGGAGCATGGGCACGATAGTTGATGGCTATCGCTCCTCACGCTCCAGCGTGGGATGCCCTTCGTGACGCTCCGCGTCACAAATCTGCGCCACGCTGGATACTCAAGACCGGACGCAGAGCGTCCAGAACTGCATGCCCACGCGGAGCATGGGCACGATAGTTGATGGCTATCGCTCCTCACGCTCCAGCGTGGGATGCCCTTCGTGACGCTCCGCGTCACAAATCTGCGCCACGCAGTGCACCCAAGGTTGTACGCCTACAATTTGGCCTTCACCGCCGCCAGCCCTTCCTTGCCATCAACGGTCTGTACGCCATCCAGCCACTTGTCCAGCACCGCCGGGTTGGCCTTGATCCAGGCTTTGGCCGCGTCGCTGTTGCTGACCTTCTTGTTGGTCACTTCGGCCATGATGCTGTTTTCCATGTCCAGGGTGAAGCTCAGGTTGGTCAACAGCTTGCCGACGTTCGGGCAGGCCTGTGCATAACCTTTGCGGGTAAGCGTGAAGACCGAGCCGGTGTCGCCGAAGTATTTTTCGCCGCCCTTGAGGTAGTGCATGCCTTTGATCTGCACGTTCATAGGGTGCGGCGTCCAGCCCAGGAAGACCACAAACGCTTTCTTCTTCACGTTGCGATTGACCTCGGCGAGCATCGCCTGCTCGCTGGATTCAACCAGCTTCCATTTGCCCAGGTCGAACTCGTTCTTCTTGATGATCTCTTGCAGCGACAGGTTAGCGGGTGCGCCCGAGCCGATGCCATAGATCTTCTTGTCGAACTTGTCGGCAAATTTACTCAGGTCGGCAAAGTCGTGCACGCCTGCGTCCCAGACGTAATCCGGCACCGCCAGCGTGAACTCGGTGCCCTCAAGGTTCTTTGCCAGTTGCGTCACATCGCCGGTGGCCACGAACTTGTCGTAGAAGCCCTGCTGCGCCGGCATCCAGTTACCCAGAAAGACGTCCAGCTTGGCGTCTTTCAAACCGCCATAGGCAATCGGCACCGCCAGCGTGTCGACCTTGGCCTTGTAGCCCAGGCCTTCAAGCACCACGCTGGTGATGGCATTGGTGGCAGCTATGTCGCTCCAGCCCGGATCGGCCATCTTGACGGTGCTGCAACTGGCGTCCTCTGCCTGCGCCGCAAGGCTGCCGAACGTCATGACTGCGGCGGCAACGGCTGTGGATAACTTCTTCATTGATGTACCCCTTTTGATTTTTTTGGTGTGGGCAGGGTCAAGGTTGCGGAAAACGTGCCTTGCGCTCCAGATCGTCGAGATCAATGTGGTTGCGCATGTACTGCTGACTGGCGTCGACCAGTGGCTGGTGATCCCAACTCTTCAGCTTGCCGGTTGCCAGCGACTTGGCGACAAAGCGCCTTCTGCGCTGGCTGGCGAGCACCTGTTGGTGTATCGCCGGGATGTCCCATTTGGCCCGAGCTTCGGCCAGGAAGTCATTGAACAGCTTTTCATGGGCGGGTGACTGGCTCAGATCCTTCTGCTCTTTCGGGTCCTTCTTCACATCGAACAGCAGACACGGATCCCGCTCCGAATAGATGAATTTGTAAGCGCCACGACGGATCATCATCAGCGGACTGTTCGTGCCTTCGGCCATGTATTCACCGAAGACCTCATCGTGCCCGCCTTTACGTTTCAGGTGCGGCATCAGCGAGCGTCCGTCCAGCGGCAAGCCGGCGTCCAGTTTGCCGTTGGCCATCTCGACAAAGGTCGGCAACAGGTCGGCCGTCGACACCGAAGCACTGACCCGGCCCGGCTTGAACTGCCCTGGTGCATACACCACCAGCGGCACGCGAGCGGCCATTTCAAACCAGTGCATTTTGTACCAGAGGCCCTTCTCGCCGAGCATGTCGCCATGATCGCCGGAGAACACCACGATGGTGTCTTCTCCCAGCCCGACTTCATCCAGCGTCTGCATCAGTTTGCCGACGTTAAGGTCAATGTAGCTGCAGGCGCCAAAGTAGGCGCGGCGCGCATCACGAATCTTGTGGGTCGGCAGCGGCTTGTCCCACAGGTCGTAGACCTTGAGCAGCCGTTGCGAATGCGGGTCCAGCGCGGCCTGATTGGCGTGCGGCGTCGGCATCGGGATTTCGTCGTTGCTGTACAAGTCCCAGAACGGCAGCGGAATGGTGTACGGGTCATGTGGGTGAGTCATGGACACAGTCAGGCAGAACGGCGCGTCACCGTCCTGCCGCACATGGTCATAGAGGTACTGCTGCGCCTTGAACAGCACCTCTTCATCGAAATCCAGCTGGTTGGTGCGAATGCACGGGCCCGCCTGCAAAACCGATGACATGTTGTGGTACCAGCTCGGCCGTACATCCGGTTCGTCCCAGTTCACCGACCAGCCGTAGTCGGCGGGGTAAATATCACTGGTCAGGCGTTCTTCGTAACCGTGCAACTGATCCGGGCCGCAGAAATGCATCTTGCCCGCGAGCGCGGTCTTGTAGCCCAGTGCGCGCAGGTAATGCGCGTAGGTCGGGATATCCGCCGGAAAGTCGGCCGCATTATCGTACGCGCCGATCTTGCTCGGCAGCTGACCGCTGACCAGAGTGAAACGCGATGGCGCGCACAGCGGGCTGTTGCAATACGCCGAGTCGAACACCACGCCGTTGGCGGCGAGGCGGCTCAGGTTCGGCATCAGAATTGGCGAGCGGGCGTAGAACGGCAACATTGGCGCGGCCATTTGATCGGCCATGATGAACAGAATATTTTTGCGCTTCATGTAATCGCTGCATCCCATTGTGAAAAGTTATGCGAAAGTGCTGGACGTGAGGATGAAGCCCTCGTGTTTGATGGTAAAGCCCATGTGCAGCAATGCCTAGGATAAGCACCGCTTATGTTTGAAGCGTTTGGCGATATGTCCCTCGATCTGTTGCGAGCTTTTGAAGTCGCGGCCCGCCTGCGCAGTTTTACCGCCGCGGCTATCGAACTGGGCACCACACAGCCCGCCGTCAGCCAACAGATCAAGCGCCTCGAAGAACAGCTAAATACCCGGCTGTTTGACCGGATCTATCGTGGCATCGAATTGACCGACGCCGGTGAAATATTGTTCAGCCATGTGCAGGCTGGCTTGCAATCCATCGACAGCGGGTTGATAGCCATCACCGAACAGCACCAGCACGAGGTGCTTCAAGTCGCCACTGACTTTGCCTTCGCCGCCTACTGGCTGATGCCGCGCCTGCACCGCTTCCACAAAGTCAACCCCGACGTGGACGTCAGCCTGGTGACCAGTGAGCGGACCCACAGCATGTTACGCGCCGACATCGACGTTGCCGTACTGTTCGGCGACGGACGCTTCAAACAGGGCGAAAGCCACTGGCTGTTCAGCGAAGAAGTCTTCCCGGTGTGCAGTCCGCTGCTGATTGCCGGCCGCCAGACGCCTTTGCCCAACGACGCCTTGCGCGACTTTCCGCTGCTGCACCTGCGCGGCGAAAGCATCAACAACTGGTTTGACTGGGCGGGTGTGTTCCGCGCACTCGATATTCCCCAGGCTCCCGCGCCCGGTCAGTTGCGCTTCGACAATTACACCCTGCTGATCCAGGCCGCGATAGGTGGACAAGGCATCGCCATCGGCTGGAAGCACCTGGTCGACGACCTCCTCGACCAAGGCCTGCTCTGCCGGCCCATCGCCGGATCGGCAATTTCCGGGCACGGCTATTACGTGGTTTTGCCCCAGCGCAAACGGCGAGTGCAGATCGTTCAGCAGTTCATGGACTGGCTGGCGAGTGAACAGGCGTTGAGCGGGGTCTCGTTGGCGGGTAGGCCGTTGCCGTCGATTGCGGTGTAATATTGTCCCGCTGAAAAATGACCGAGCGGTCCGTTACAGCGCTAACTTCAACAAAATGGTCATGCATACGTTTTAAAATCATCAGCCGCCAGCGACAGGCTGTTTGAGCTGAATGCTGAAAGACCAGGACAGAGGATCATCAGAAATGCCGGATCTACTCATCGACGGTAAGACCCTTCACTATTCTGACCAAGGCACCGGGCCGGTTGTCTTGCTGGGTCATAGTTATCTCTGGGACAAGGCGATGTGGAGTGCGCAGATCGATACGCTGGCCAGCCAGTATCGGGTGATTGCGCCGGACCTTTGGGGGCACGGGGATTCCAGCGGTTTCCCAGAGGGCACGCGCAATCTCGATGACCTGGCGCGGCATGCGCTGGCGCTGCTGG from Pseudomonas syringae includes:
- the aroE gene encoding shikimate dehydrogenase, producing the protein MDRYVVFGNPIGHSKSPLIHRLFAEQTGQQLDYQTSLAPLDDFTAFAQAFFQTGRGANVTVPFKEEAYRLADSLTGRGQRAGAVNTLSKLDDGTLLGDNTDGAGLVRDLTVNCGIGLRGQRILLLGAGGAVRGALEPLLAQQPAALVIANRTVEKAERLAQEFADLGPVFASSFDWLEESVDVIINATSASLAGELPPISPSLIQPGATFCYDMMYSKEPTAFCRWATEHGAAQSVDGLGMLVEQAAEAFLLWRGVRPDSAPVLAELRRLLATG
- a CDS encoding choline ABC transporter substrate-binding protein, yielding MKKLSTAVAAAVMTFGSLAAQAEDASCSTVKMADPGWSDIAATNAITSVVLEGLGYKAKVDTLAVPIAYGGLKDAKLDVFLGNWMPAQQGFYDKFVATGDVTQLAKNLEGTEFTLAVPDYVWDAGVHDFADLSKFADKFDKKIYGIGSGAPANLSLQEIIKKNEFDLGKWKLVESSEQAMLAEVNRNVKKKAFVVFLGWTPHPMNVQIKGMHYLKGGEKYFGDTGSVFTLTRKGYAQACPNVGKLLTNLSFTLDMENSIMAEVTNKKVSNSDAAKAWIKANPAVLDKWLDGVQTVDGKEGLAAVKAKL
- a CDS encoding choline sulfate utilization transcriptional regulator is translated as MFEAFGDMSLDLLRAFEVAARLRSFTAAAIELGTTQPAVSQQIKRLEEQLNTRLFDRIYRGIELTDAGEILFSHVQAGLQSIDSGLIAITEQHQHEVLQVATDFAFAAYWLMPRLHRFHKVNPDVDVSLVTSERTHSMLRADIDVAVLFGDGRFKQGESHWLFSEEVFPVCSPLLIAGRQTPLPNDALRDFPLLHLRGESINNWFDWAGVFRALDIPQAPAPGQLRFDNYTLLIQAAIGGQGIAIGWKHLVDDLLDQGLLCRPIAGSAISGHGYYVVLPQRKRRVQIVQQFMDWLASEQALSGVSLAGRPLPSIAV
- a CDS encoding SulP family inorganic anion transporter, yielding MRWLNHHKFLPFLAWLPRQTRSSVGRDALVGLSGAILALPQSIAYALIAGLPPEYGLYAAIVPVIIACLWGSSWHLICGPTAAISIVLYASVSPLAVPASQDYIMLILLLTFIAGVFQLLLGMMRFGALVNFVSHSVVLGFTLGAAVVIALGQMPNLLGLDLPSQTTALNSLNAVLGHRGDVDMPSLVLGLLTLALGIGLKALVPRWPTLLIALVSSGLLVWLWPAMFGDVRVVSAFVGHLPPFSPLSLDLELILRLLPTAVAVGMLGLVNSLSIARSLSARSQQMLNANQEVRAQGLSNMVGSLFSGYLSAGSFTRAALNYEAGARSPLAGVFSALWVALFAVAGALLISHIPLPAMAASILLICWGLVDRRGIRALFRVSRAEFFVMALTCLATLLLELQTAIYAGVLASLFFYLKRTSQPRVQQWREGDEDVLRVGGSIFFGASHYLQTRLQRTEAQRVVIDAQQINFIDYSGVEMLHQEARRLAQQGRVLVLRNARPQVIEELHKLEGAEKCPILFED
- the betC gene encoding choline-sulfatase, encoding MKRKNILFIMADQMAAPMLPFYARSPILMPNLSRLAANGVVFDSAYCNSPLCAPSRFTLVSGQLPSKIGAYDNAADFPADIPTYAHYLRALGYKTALAGKMHFCGPDQLHGYEERLTSDIYPADYGWSVNWDEPDVRPSWYHNMSSVLQAGPCIRTNQLDFDEEVLFKAQQYLYDHVRQDGDAPFCLTVSMTHPHDPYTIPLPFWDLYSNDEIPMPTPHANQAALDPHSQRLLKVYDLWDKPLPTHKIRDARRAYFGACSYIDLNVGKLMQTLDEVGLGEDTIVVFSGDHGDMLGEKGLWYKMHWFEMAARVPLVVYAPGQFKPGRVSASVSTADLLPTFVEMANGKLDAGLPLDGRSLMPHLKRKGGHDEVFGEYMAEGTNSPLMMIRRGAYKFIYSERDPCLLFDVKKDPKEQKDLSQSPAHEKLFNDFLAEARAKWDIPAIHQQVLASQRRRRFVAKSLATGKLKSWDHQPLVDASQQYMRNHIDLDDLERKARFPQP